The Aeromicrobium yanjiei DNA segment CTCGAGCGTCGCGGCCGACATCGGGGGCGTCGCCTCGACCCACATCAACCACCTCACCCCGCGCGTGCTGGACATCGACGCGCTCTACGCGCGGATGACCGATCGCGGGATCGAGATGATCGATCGGATCCAGGGGCCTCCCCGCACCGACAAGCCCGACGTCCTGCTGCGGCAGACGTCATTTCGTGCGCTGGCCGAGCCGCGGACGTTCCGCGACGCCGACGGGTCGCTGTCGACCGGCGAGCTGCGGGTCCGGTTCGGCGAGGTCGAGGCACGGGGCGTCGCCCTGACGCCCAAGGGACGCGAGCTCTACGACAGTCAGGGCATCGACGCGTTCCCGGCGACGGACGAGGAGCTGGACGCGCGCGACCTGGCCTACTTCGTGCGCGACCCGAGCGGCGCGCTGGCGCCGATCGTGTACGAGGACTTCCTGCCCAAGTCGGCGGCCGGCATCTTCGCCTCCAACCTCACGAGCGACGGCAACGTGGACGCGACGCGCGAGGGCGCGGCTCGTGACGCGGGCTGGCTCCAGGCCGTCCTCGGCCGTGAGCTCCACGACCCGTACGCGCTCTACGACGCCGAGCGCGCCGCGGGAGCGGTGGGCTAGCACCAGATCGCGGGGGAGAGCTGGTCGCGGGGCTCCGGCGGCAGCCGCTCGGCCTGCCCGAGGAGGAGCCGGCGAGCGGTCCATGCCGTGGCGGCCGCGTCGAGCACGTCGTCGACCGCGACGCCCCGGCGTGCGTGCGCCTCGACGGCCAGACCGTGGTCGGCCAGCAGCCGTCGTCGGTGCGCCTCGCCGGCCGCGGTCGTCTTGCCGTCCACCAGGACCGCGCCGTTCATCGCCGCGAAGCAGACCTCCGGGTGCGCCTCGACGACCGGCACCGTCGGCCGGGTCGTCAGCCACTCGTGGACGTCGCGGATCTTCGGCACGAGGTACCAGGTCTGCTTGCTGAGCCCCAGGCCGAGCGCGGCCCGGTTCGCGCTGTTCGCGGCGTGGTAGTCCGGCTGGTCGAGCACCGCCCGGGCCGGGGCGTTGAAGACCGTCGATGCGCGGCCCGGCAGCTGTCGCCGGGCCAGCTTCTCCGCCGTACGTGGCTCGGCTGTCGGCAGGCCGATCGGGATGTCGATCGCGACGGCTGCGACGTCGCCGGCCGCGGCCACGAGCTCGGCGATCGTCGGCGCGACCACGACCTCGGTGGCGTCCTCGTCCCACCGGACGCCCACCCATCCGAGCCTGCATCCGTCCACCCCGAGCACCGCCATGATGACGATCCTGCCAGTGGATTCTGTCGGTGGCCGGGCGGACAGTGGGTCCATGAGCAAAGACATACAGATCACCTATGACTGCGCCGACCCCGCGGCCCTCGCGGCGTTCTGGGCCGAGGCGCTGGACTACGAGCTGCAGCCCCCGCCCGGGGGCTTCGAGACCTGGGAGGCAGCCCTCGCCGCGCTGGGGGTGCCGGAGAGCGAGTGGAACAGCCGGAGCGCGATCGTGCCTGCGGACGACGACGGCCCGCGGCTGTTCTTCCAGCGGGTGCCGGAGGGCAAGTCGGCCAAGAACCGCGTCCACCTCGACGTGCGCGTCGCACCCGGGCTCGCGGGGGACGAACGGATGGCGGCGCTGGAGACCGAGGCCGAGCGCCTCGGCGCCCTGGGTGCGACCCGGGCCTACCGGATCGATCCCAGCCCGCCCATGGAGGCCGGGTTCATCACGATGCACGACCGGAGGGCAACGAGTTCTGCCTCGATTGACGTGGGGCGGCGAGCCGGGGCCGGCCTGTCACCCCCGCACGGCACAATGGACGGGTGAGCCTCTACCGCGACACCGGCATCGTGCTGCGGGTCCACAAGCTGGGTGAAGCCGATCGCATCATCACGCTGCTGACCCGCGAGCGCGGTCTCGTGCGCGCCGTCGCCAAAGGTGTGCGCAAGACCACGTCGCGCTTCGGCGGTCGGCTCGAGCCGTTCATGCACGTCGACCTGCAGCTGGCCGAGGGGCGCTCGCTCGACATCATCACGCAGGCCGAGACGATCAACGCCTTCGCCCGCGACCTGGGCTCGGACTACGCCGCGTACACCGCCGGCACCGCGATGCTCGAGACCGCCGAGCGGCTCGTGCAGGAGGACGGTGAGCCCGCCGTCGCCCAGCTCCAGCTGCTCACCGGAGCGCTGCGCGCGCTCACCGAGCACCGCATGACCCCGGGCCTGATCCTCGACTCCTATCAGCTGCGTGCGCTGTCGATCGCGGGCTACGCGCCGACGTTCGACGGCTGCGCCCGCTGCGGCGAGGAGGGTCCCCACCGCAACTTCCACGCGGCGTCCGGCGGCATGCTGTGCGACGGCTGCCGGGTCACCGGCTCGGCCGCGCCGTCGCCGTTCACCGTCACGCTCCTCGCGGGCCTGCTGAGCGGCGACTGGGCCACGGTCGGCACGTCCGACGACCGGTCCCGGCGCGAGGCCAGCAGCATCATCAACGCCTATCTGTCCTGGCACCTCGAGCGCGGCCTGCGCTCGTTGAGCCACGTGGACCGGTGAAGCGGGAGGTCCGCCGGCCCGTGCCGCACCCCTCG contains these protein-coding regions:
- the recO gene encoding DNA repair protein RecO, giving the protein MSLYRDTGIVLRVHKLGEADRIITLLTRERGLVRAVAKGVRKTTSRFGGRLEPFMHVDLQLAEGRSLDIITQAETINAFARDLGSDYAAYTAGTAMLETAERLVQEDGEPAVAQLQLLTGALRALTEHRMTPGLILDSYQLRALSIAGYAPTFDGCARCGEEGPHRNFHAASGGMLCDGCRVTGSAAPSPFTVTLLAGLLSGDWATVGTSDDRSRREASSIINAYLSWHLERGLRSLSHVDR
- a CDS encoding DUF429 domain-containing protein, coding for MAVLGVDGCRLGWVGVRWDEDATEVVVAPTIAELVAAAGDVAAVAIDIPIGLPTAEPRTAEKLARRQLPGRASTVFNAPARAVLDQPDYHAANSANRAALGLGLSKQTWYLVPKIRDVHEWLTTRPTVPVVEAHPEVCFAAMNGAVLVDGKTTAAGEAHRRRLLADHGLAVEAHARRGVAVDDVLDAAATAWTARRLLLGQAERLPPEPRDQLSPAIWC